From the Methylococcus sp. EFPC2 genome, the window GCGGGTTCGGCCTGCGCCGCGCTGGCGAGGTACAAACCCTCCAGCGAGTCCGGCGACAAGGCATGCCGAGGCCTCGCGCCGGCCTTGCACAGCAGGGTCTGACGAAAGTGCCGATTGCGCAGGAAATCCAGGTTCTGCTCGTATTGCAGGATGTCGCCACTCATCTCATGCAGGGCTTGCGCCACCTGCTGGGGCAAGCGCAGGGTCAGCATGTCGGAAAATTCCGCTTCCGCCAGATACTGCAATCCGGCTTTCTGCGCGCGCTCGATGAACTGATGGAAATACATGGGCGCGTTGTTCGGTTCGAGCACCTCGTGGTAGAGGTACCAGTCCGCGCTGGCGCGCAACCGTTCGACCTCGCCGCCGAACAGGCTGGCGTAGGCATCGCCGTCTCGCGGTACCGCGGTCGCCAACTGGTCGAGCAGCCGGCGCGCTTGCGCGACCCGCTCGGCGGGATGCGCGTCGGACTGGGCGTGATAACCCAGCATGTGCCGCACGGCGCCACGCACGTTCCAGCCCGGATAGGTGTTGTAGCTGATGTAGGCTATTCCGTGTTCTCCCAGTTGCCGCGCCGCGATCTGCAGAATCTTGTTCTGCACCGCGGGCGGCACCCAGGAGAACACGCCGTGGCAAATCAGATAGTCGAAATTTCCCCAAGTCTCGTCGATGTCCAGGATAGACGCGTGTTCTATGCGCACGTTTTTCAGGCCCAGCCGGGCGATCTTGCTCCGGCCGCTCTCGACCTGAGCGGCCGACAAGTCCACGCCGACGAACTCGCTGTCCGGCAGGGCATAGGCCATGGGAATCAGATTGCCACCGGCGGCGCAGCCGAGTTCCAGCACGCGGCAGCGGGCGATATCCGGCGGCGTCAGGCCGAAGATGCGCGCGATGCTGGCCAGACGGTCCGGGTGCGACTGCACGAAGGCCTGGCTGTGGTAGGGGATGGCGTCGTAGCCGCTGGGGTCGTGCGTCGCGCCGTCTAGGGTCGGGGTCATGGGCAGGGTATCTCGGTGAGTTGGGAAGGGTGCAGCGGCCGGACGCTTCGGGCGGCCTTGAGCGCTTCCCTTCAAAAAGCGTTCCTATACCAGGGTTATTACTTCTGAATCCCACGGTCCGTTCACTAGGACCGCGTTTCGAACCCCAAACCGCTATCGGGCGTTCGATGTTTCGAAGGCAACGCGGTCCTTACTTTGTTGCAAAGATGACAAAGCCCTTCAAAAAATCCGTCCATGTGATTTTTCCGACAAGGCCTTGAGCCTGCTCTAAGCCTCCTGGCGCGTTCAAAACCCTCACAAATTGTGGGCTAAGACGGGTTCCGCGCGCGTGGCATGTCCTGTGCTTGATACGCAGGCAAACCGTTTGAGGAAAGGCAGGCGTGAACGACTACCTGATGCTGCTGCTGGGCACGGCCCTCGTCAATAACGTCGTGCTGGTCAAGTTTTTGGGGCTGTGCCCCTTCATGGGCGTGTCCAAGAAACTGGACTCGGCCATCGGCATGGGCTTCGCCACGACCTTCGTGCTGACCCTGACCGCCGTGGCGAGCTGGTTCATCGAACATTACATCCTGGCGCCTTTGGAAATCGGCTTCCTGCGCATCCTGTCCTTCATCCTGGTGATTGCCGCTGTAGTGCAGTTCACCGAGATGGTGGTGCGCAAGACCAGTCCGGTGCTGTACCAGGTGCTGGGCATTTTTCTCCCCCTGATCACGACCAATTGCGCGGTGTTGGGCGTGGCCTTGCTGAACATCCAGCAGGATTACGATTTTCTGCACAGCGCCCTGTTCGGTTTCGGCTCCGCCGTGGGTTTCACCCTGGTGATGGTGATCTTCGCCGGCATCCGCGAGCGCATCGCCCTGATGGCGGTGCCGGAAGTCTTCGTCGGCGCGCCCATCGCGTTCATCACCGCCGGCATATTGTCCTTGGCATTCATGGGTTTCGCGGGTTTGAACACACACTGATCGAGTAGAAGGAAAGCCG encodes:
- a CDS encoding methyltransferase regulatory domain-containing protein, with translation MTPTLDGATHDPSGYDAIPYHSQAFVQSHPDRLASIARIFGLTPPDIARCRVLELGCAAGGNLIPMAYALPDSEFVGVDLSAAQVESGRSKIARLGLKNVRIEHASILDIDETWGNFDYLICHGVFSWVPPAVQNKILQIAARQLGEHGIAYISYNTYPGWNVRGAVRHMLGYHAQSDAHPAERVAQARRLLDQLATAVPRDGDAYASLFGGEVERLRASADWYLYHEVLEPNNAPMYFHQFIERAQKAGLQYLAEAEFSDMLTLRLPQQVAQALHEMSGDILQYEQNLDFLRNRHFRQTLLCKAGARPRHALSPDSLEGLYLASAAQAEPAGAVDLRPGVAANFHIKGGTQGATDDPLTKAALNLVAQRWPLGWKIDELFDAAREQAAPWLSDSDDATLRETLIHDLLQCFLSGLIELHSWQPPCVSQVSARPAASAWAMAEAAEQSLVTNLRHHVINLMPFSQTLLTLLDGRRDHGELLDELTARVSSGELALPQTEPPAPADPAALRALVGAWLDDSLARLARYALLTA
- the rsxA gene encoding electron transport complex subunit RsxA, with amino-acid sequence MNDYLMLLLGTALVNNVVLVKFLGLCPFMGVSKKLDSAIGMGFATTFVLTLTAVASWFIEHYILAPLEIGFLRILSFILVIAAVVQFTEMVVRKTSPVLYQVLGIFLPLITTNCAVLGVALLNIQQDYDFLHSALFGFGSAVGFTLVMVIFAGIRERIALMAVPEVFVGAPIAFITAGILSLAFMGFAGLNTH